In Bradyrhizobium sp. 1(2017), one DNA window encodes the following:
- the trxA gene encoding thioredoxin, whose protein sequence is MAVSKVSDADFEAEVLKANGPVVVDFWAEWCGPCRMIAPALDEIAGAMGDKVKIVKLNVDESPKTASKYGVMSIPTLMIFKGGEMASRQVGAAPKAKLQQWITSAV, encoded by the coding sequence ATGGCCGTTAGCAAGGTTTCCGACGCCGATTTCGAAGCCGAAGTGCTCAAGGCGAACGGCCCCGTGGTCGTCGATTTCTGGGCCGAATGGTGCGGGCCTTGCCGCATGATCGCCCCCGCCCTCGACGAGATCGCCGGTGCGATGGGCGACAAGGTCAAGATCGTGAAGCTCAACGTCGACGAGAGCCCGAAGACCGCGTCGAAGTACGGCGTGATGTCGATCCCGACCCTGATGATCTTCAAGGGTGGCGAGATGGCCTCGCGCCAGGTCGGCGCTGCGCCGAAGGCGAAGCTGCAGCAGTGGATCACGTCCGCGGTCTGA
- a CDS encoding ATP-dependent DNA ligase, with protein MEARSVDAIPRGEEWQYEPKWDGFRCLLSRDGSDVDLRSKSGEELARYFPEIVAAALRLKADRFSLDGEIVVPHGKSFSFDALLQRIHPAASRVKKLSQETPALYLAFDLLATAREKRLTDKTLRERRQALEAFTKTNLKGSIFRLSPSTTSYATAQKWLAQSGGGSDSVIAKRIDLPYQVGNRDGMQKIKRFRSADCVIGGFRYATNKIAGRNVVGSLLLGLYDDDGLLHHVGFTSAIKAEAKPDLTDRLEALIGEPGFTGNAPGGSSRWSTERSAKWCPLKPKLVIEVCYDHFSGERFRHGTSILRWRPDKAPRQCTFEQLKQKAADPMKLLK; from the coding sequence ATGGAAGCGCGGTCGGTCGACGCGATCCCGCGCGGCGAGGAATGGCAGTATGAACCCAAATGGGACGGCTTCCGCTGCCTGCTGTCGCGCGACGGCAGCGACGTCGATCTGCGCTCGAAATCAGGCGAGGAGCTCGCGCGCTATTTCCCCGAGATCGTTGCCGCTGCCTTGAGGCTGAAGGCGGATCGCTTCTCGCTCGACGGCGAGATCGTCGTGCCGCACGGCAAGAGCTTTTCCTTCGACGCGCTGCTGCAACGGATTCACCCGGCGGCGAGCCGCGTGAAGAAGCTCTCGCAGGAGACGCCGGCGCTCTACCTCGCGTTCGATCTGCTCGCGACCGCCCGAGAGAAACGTCTGACCGACAAGACGCTGCGCGAACGCCGACAGGCGCTGGAAGCTTTTACGAAGACCAATCTGAAAGGCAGCATCTTCCGCCTCTCGCCGTCCACGACGAGCTACGCCACGGCCCAAAAATGGCTGGCACAATCCGGCGGCGGCTCGGACAGCGTCATCGCCAAGCGCATCGACCTGCCCTACCAGGTGGGAAATCGCGACGGCATGCAGAAGATCAAGAGATTCCGCAGCGCCGATTGCGTCATCGGCGGCTTCCGCTATGCCACCAACAAGATTGCAGGCCGGAACGTCGTCGGCTCGCTCCTGCTCGGGCTCTATGACGACGACGGCCTGCTGCACCATGTCGGCTTCACCTCGGCCATCAAGGCGGAGGCGAAGCCCGATCTGACCGACCGGCTCGAAGCCCTGATCGGCGAGCCAGGCTTCACCGGCAACGCGCCGGGCGGGTCGAGCCGCTGGTCGACCGAACGATCGGCAAAGTGGTGTCCGCTGAAGCCGAAGCTCGTGATCGAGGTCTGCTACGACCATTTCAGCGGCGAGCGCTTCCGTCACGGCACCTCGATCCTGCGCTGGCGTCCCGACAAGGCGCCGCGGCAATGCACATTCGAGCAGTTGAAGCAGAAGGCGGCGGACCCGATGAAGCTGTTGAAGTAG